In Nicotiana tabacum cultivar K326 chromosome 19, ASM71507v2, whole genome shotgun sequence, one DNA window encodes the following:
- the LOC142173412 gene encoding uncharacterized protein LOC142173412 produces MVDKECQDTAVPALCEGAVKKVHKDRVQHPDKNYIDPIEIEMKDQHAYSFHVNEEPDGKPWYHNIKKFLATQEYPENATNGQKRALRRLAICYFLNGEVLYMRTPDIGLLRCVDATEATRLLEEIHAGTCGPHMNGFTLAKKILRAGHFWMTMENESIRYVQKCHQCQIYRDFIRVPPNELNVMGSP; encoded by the exons ATGGTCGACAAAGAATGTCAAGATACTGCCGTACCAGCACTCTGTGAAGGAGCTGTGAAAAaagttcacaaagatagagttcag catccagacaagaactacaTCGACCCCATCGAGATAGAAATGAAGGATCAACATGCCTATTCTTTCCATGTGAATGAAGAACCAGATGGTAAACCTTGGTATCACAACATCAAGAAGTTCCTCGCAACCCAGGAGTACCCAGAAAATGCTACTAATGGTCAAAAGCGAGCCCTCAGGAGATTGGCAATCTGCTATTTCCTCAACGGGGAAGTCTTGTATATGAGGACCCCAGACATAGGTTTGCTAAGATGTGTAGACGCCACCGAAGCAACCAGACTGTTAGAAGAAATACATGCGGGGacgtgcggaccacacatgaatgggtTCACATTAGCTAAGAAGATTTTGAGAGCTGGacacttttggatgactatggaaaatgAAAGCATCCGCTATGTGCAGAAGTGTCACCAGTGTCAGATTTACAGAGACTTCATTCGGGTTCCACCAAATGAGTTAAATGTAATGGGTTCACCCTAG